A single window of Colletotrichum higginsianum IMI 349063 chromosome 8, whole genome shotgun sequence DNA harbors:
- a CDS encoding PH domain-containing protein yields MGRNRVLSFMSQFSGTPRDADKNQPTPNSSPPHDSTTPFPPYNLKSQPPPPPAHQKTEPFPEPPSSFGQRPATPTSPARPPSEYASSPANGTANSSPVNSPRSVTGRQRSSSRPLSMVMPYQPPLMDINEDTIPELQPIFTFLNSHANKLYQEGYFLKLDDQNTQGKPNADRTWTECFAQLVGTVLSLWDAAELDAAGEDGEILPKFINLTDASIKMIESLPTRSNDEQPLQNILSISTAGRNRYLLHFNSHHSLIQWTAGIRLSMYEHSTLQEAYTGALIAGKGKSLNNINLIMDRSKFKTEEWVRVRFGAGVPWRRCWCVISPPDEKEYAKAQKEMRKKSPYDRSTPTLKGDIRFYDTKKDGKKQKKARPIATITDAYSSYAIYPQTKSLIDASTLLKVEGNITIHSEPPSSTEGFVFIMPETHPAVSGFEMLLRFLFPTWDTFGLYGRPGRLVASVLDPRSLMFAMPKHRRYGYLEILDVAGLILEEGSSSWSEREWRKKLKELTGKRMNAVDESQGARQRSGSKKSNRLSFGNGTSSPVPVKPRVGFADDAVSNRSSRSMSLGTPNRSETAPVTTSRAPPPLLAGINKAHHARNSSDPHLLGHTPLQQRTQDGGYDSSHNTSYNSSPARGPTPVRGVLRSGTQSSEEDTARSTPVREIEGSVRNMDSPEPVAAPPAFNHGPNSKPAGKPYHSPDLRRATTRLSNTTLTQLTKSGGFVIPPDSPSDASSERRSGEATAPPNPLVHPQANPVGGTANETLSREALTPNPTPPPSGGLPPPIPPMNQKRSRSPLAQQSFGPPSPHLQGPMPPHPEVRDHQDANGPPLIDDWRGPQQMRSPAEGQHPHFPQQQIRPQPSFSNFSRPEGARTPPIGGPGRVPTPEMRSRGVNAQVMGPPPPSHQSRDPRVQGRGIPLPGIDTNSAFQRKPLPARSDSLRSPQDTPLSASSGGSWGNNIIDQAGFQQVQPRDPRQRTPLPEQQVHRVQTQRSDASYYDDASSTASPDYASRKSSETQRSQKSFERPRAGVLKTVGGAESPHSDMNIPDINFGPTVNYAASQPARNKTPTPLNYQSGVPGLQRPFSPAEAIPPPHDQGHSRQDSEDTVRKVAWQPGAAAVSTGQGISPEQFVQQRAAQATTSMYAHGRTPSGNILTMRSMTPTPSMNRRGSSEMLARHSRSISVDLLQRPSSRGANTILDTASSGEVSSHLSAREQEHVARMTGSPLITVAGNRNGQQSQPGAGLVGAIHARERERQQAKQGMNTQAVQQAINQRQQQQQALVYQQQMQRQQQQQAYQQQQQQQQQQQQQQQQQQQQQQMYAQQQHQQQYQYQHHQQPMSPQGMYAQSNMSRGQMGPPRGQPSGYGAGPAPNFGYGQGSSYGPTSNYGQAGGYSQGGGYANPMAMRQGRQSPGPQMMDPRFMPQGPYSPGSQQGGRGQNYPAQYQGQGQGQGQGQAF; encoded by the exons ATGGGTCGTAATAGAG TCCTGTCCTTCATGTCCCAATTTTCTGGCACACCCAGGGACGCCGACAAGAATCAACCAACTCCAAATTCGTCACCCCCCCACGACTCGACGACACCTTTTCCTCCGTACAACCTCAAGTcgcaaccaccaccaccgccggcgcACCAGAAAACGGAACCCTTCCCAGAGCCTCCCTCCAGTTTTGGCCAGCGCCCCGCAACCCCTACTTCGCCGGCACGTCCACCCTCCGAATATGCGTCATCGCCAGCCAACGGAACTGCCAACAGCTCGCCCGTAAATAGCCCCAGATCCGTCACCGGCCGACAACGCAGCTCCTCCCGCCCACTTTCGATGGTAATGCCATACCAGCCGCCCCTCATGGATATCAACGAAGATACCATTCCCGAGCTCCAGCCCATCTTCACCTTCCTCAACAGCCATGCGAACAAGCTGTATCAGGAGGGCTACTTCCTAAAGTTGGACGACCAAAATACCC AGGGGAAACCCAATGCAGACCGCACATGGACTGAATGCTTCGCCCAGCTTGTCGGCACTGTTCTGTCGCTATGGGATGCCGCCGAATTAGACGCCgctggcgaggacggcgagatTCTTCCAAAATTCATCAACTTGACGGACGCGTCCATCAAAATG ATCGAATCCCTACCGACACGATCCAACGATGAGCAGCCACTGCAGAACATCCTGAGCATCTCAACTGCCGGTAGAAATCGCTACCTGCTGCATTTCAACTCTCACCACTCGCTGATACAATGGACCGCCGGCATCAGACTCTCCATGTACGAGCATTCGACGCTGCAAGAGGCCTACACGGGTGCCTTGATcgccggcaagggcaagtctctcaacaacatcaacttGATCATGGATAGATCAAAGTTCAAGACGGAGGAGTGGGTGCGCGTGCGCTTTGGCGCTGGAGTTCCCTGGAGACGCTGTTGGTGCGTCATATCCCCGCCCGACGAAAAGGAGTACGCAAAGGCACAGAAGGAGATGCGCAAGAAGTCGCCCTACGACCGCTCCACGCCTACCCTCAAAGGAGACATCAGATTCTACGATACcaagaaggacggcaagaagcagaagaaggcccGCCCTATTGCCACAATTACCGATGCCTACTCGTCGTACGCTATCTACCCGCAGACCAAATCGCTGATCGATGCGTCCACCCTGCTGAAGGTCGAGGGCAACATCACCATCCACTCCGAGCCGCCTTCGTCGACAGAGGGCTTCGTGTTTATCATGCCCGAAACCCACCCTGCCGTGAGCGGTTTCGAGATGCTGCTgcgcttcctcttccccacGTGGGATACCTTCGGCCTCTACGGCCGCCCCGGCAGGCTCGTCGCCAGTGTTCTGGACCCGAGGTCCCTCATGTTTGCCATGCCCAAGCATCGAAGATACGGGTACCTCGAGATTCTCGACGTTGCCGGACTGATCTTGGAAGAAGGGAGCTCGTCCTGGTCGGAGCGTGAGTGGCGTAAGAAGCTCAAAGAGCTCACCGGTAAGCGGATGAATGCCGTCGATGAGAGCCAAGGCGCTCGTCAAAGAAGTGGAAGCAAGAAGAGCAACCGTCTCAGCTTCGGCAACGGCACCTCAAGCCCTGTTCCGGTCAAGCCTAGAGTGGGCTTTGCTGACGATGCTGTTTCCAACCGTTCGTCTCGATCCATGTCTTTGGGCACGCCTAACCGCTCAGAAACGGCTCCCGTCACAACTTCACGTGCGCCCCCCCCTCTGCTGGCAGGCATAAACAAGGCACACCATGCTCGCAATTCTTCAGACCCTCACCTGCTAGGCCATACACCGCTGCAGCAGCGCACCCAAGACGGTGGCTACGACAGCTCCCACAACACCTCATACAACAGCTCACCTGCACGTGGCCCTACCCCAGTCAGGGGTGTTCTTCGCTCAGGAACCCAGAGCTCAGAGGAGGACACTGCGCGCAGCACCCCAGTGCGTGAGATTGAGGGAAGTGTGCGGAACATGGACTCACCAGAGCCTGTTGCTGCGCCGCCTGCTTTCAATCACGGTCCTAACTCCAAGCCTGCTGGCAAACCTTACCATTCCCCAGATCTGCGCAGGGCCACCACTCGCTTGTCCAACACGACCCTGACCCAGTTGACAAAATCTGGAGGATTTGTGATCCCTCCCGACAGCCCTTCTGATGCCTCATCAGAGCGTAGAAGCGGAGAGGCGACTGCACCACCAAACCCATTGGTACATCCTCAAGCCAATCCTGTAGGAGGCACTGCTAACGAAACTCTGTCTCGTGAAGCTCTGACCCCTAAcccaacccctcccccctccggTGGTCTGCCGCCCCCTATTCCGCCCATGAACCAGAAGCGTTCCCGATCGCCCCTTGCCCAGCAGTCGTTCGGGCCCCCAAGCCCTCATCTCCAGGGCCCTATGCCTCCCCATCCCGAAGTCCGTGATCACCAAGATGCGAACGGCCCTCCCCTAATTGATGATTGGAGAGGTCCCCAACAGATGAGGAGTCCTGCCGAGGGCCAGCATCCTCACTTTCCTCAGCAACAGATTCGCCCTCAGCCGTCCTTCAGCAACTTTTCCCGGCCAGAGGGAGCTAGGACGCCCCCTATCGGCGGACCGGGCCGAGTACCTACTCCAGAGATGCGGAGCCGCGGCGTCAACGCCCAAGTTATgggcccgccgcctccttcgcATCAGTCTAGAGACCCTCGCGTACAGGGCCGCGGTATTCCGCTCCCCGGTATCGACACGAACTCTGCGTTTCAACGCAAACCACTTCCAGCTCGCTCGGACAGCCTGAGGAGCCCTCAGGATACGCCCCTATCAGCGTCCAGTGGCGGTAGCTGGGGTAACAACATTATCGACCAAGCGGGTTTCCAGCAGGTTCAACCCCGCGATCCCCGACAGCGTACGCCATTGCCCGAGCAACAGGTTCACAGAGTGCAGACACAAAGAAGCGACGCCAGCTACTACGACGACGCATCGTCGACTGCCAGCCCAGACTACGCCAGCCGCAAGTCGAGTGAGACGCAGCGTTCCCAGAAGTCTTTCGAACGGCCCAGAGCTGGTGTTTTAAAGACTGTGGGTGGCGCAGAATCACCCCACTCAGACATGAACATTCCTGACATCAACTTTGGTCCTACGGTCAACTACGCTGCTAGTCAACCTGCCAGGAACAAGACACCGACACCCTTGAACTACCAGAGTGGCGTGCCGGGCCTGCAGCGACCCTTTTCTCCGGCCGAGGCTATTCCTCCCCCGCACGACCAAGGACACAGCCGACAGGATTCTGAGGATACGGTCAGAAAGGTCGCCTGGCaacccggcgccgccgccgtgtcaACCGGTCAGGGCATCAGCCCAGAGCAGTTTGTGCAGCAGCGTGCCGCCCAGGCCACCACTTCTATGTATGCCCACGGCCGGACGCCTTCGGGCAACATTCTGACGATGCGATCAATGACCCCTACTCCTTCCATGAACCGAAGAGGCTCTTCAGAGATGCTCGCTCGCCACTCCCGCAGTATTTCGGTGGACCTCCTGCAGCGTCCCAGCTCTCGTGGTGCCAATACGATTCTCGACACTGCCAGCAGTGGTGAGGTTTCGTCGCACCTTTCGGCTCGCGAGCAAGAGCACGTGGCACGCATGACGGGCTCGCCCCTCATCACTGTGGCCGGCAACCGAAACGGCCAACAGAGCCAACCGGGGGCGGGCCTGGTAGGTGCGATCCACGCCCGCGAGCGCGAGAGACAGCAGGCCAAGCAGGGCATGAACACGCAAGCAGTGCAGCAAGCCATCAACCAgcggcaacaacaacagcaggCCTTGGTCTACCAACAGCAGATGCAAcgacagcagcaacagcaggcctaccagcagcagcaacaacaacaacaacaacaacaacaacaacaacaacaacaacaacaacaacaacaaatGTACGCTCAAcaacagcaccagcagcagtacCAGTACCAGCATCACCAGCAACCCATGTCCCCTCAGGGCATGTATGCTCAGAGCAACATGTCTCGCGGCCAGATGGGACCCCCTCGAGGGCAGCCCAGCGGCTACGGTGCCGGACCCGCGCCGAACTTTGGTTACGGCCAAGGAAGTAGCTATGGGCCAACGAGCAACTACGGTCAAGCTGGCGGTTACAGCCAGGGAGGCGGCTATGCCAACCCGATGGCGATGCGGCAGGGTCGTCAGTCGCCTGGGCCCCAGATGATGGACCCTCGGTTTATGCCGCAGGGCCCCTATTCCCCGGGGTCTCAACaaggcggacgaggccaaaACTACCCGGCTCAGTACCAAGGACAGGGGCAgggacaaggacaaggacagGCGTTCTAG